Part of the Ignavibacterium album JCM 16511 genome, GGTTTCTTAAAATTAATGATTGATGAAAACATTAAATTGAATGAGGAGCAGAAAAAAGATTACATTCAACGATCAATGGTTCGGCTTGATGGTTTACTGAAAATGGTAAATGACCTTCTTGATATATCACGAATGGAATTAAAAACTGTCAGAAGAGAAATAAGAAAAATCTGTCTGACTGAAATTATTAAAAACATACTTGAATTGTTCCAGGTTGAAATACAGAAATCAAATATCTCTGTTAATTTTAACTATCAACAGAATAGTTTTTGTATCGATGCAGATGCAGATGAAATAACAAGATTATTCACCAACTTAATCAGTAATGCAATTAAGTATAACAGACCTTCGGGAAGTATAACGATAAGTATTAGCCATACAGGGAACTTTCTGCTCACTGAAATAAAAGACACTGGAATAGGAATGAAAGAAGAAGAGAAGAAAAAACTCTTCTTAGAATTCTTCAGAGCTAAGAATGAATTCACAAAAAACATAAGCGGCACGGGACTCGGATTATCAATCGTAAAACGCATTGTTGATTCATACGCAGGCAAAATTGAAGTTGAATCAGAGTATGGTATCGGAACAACATTCAGGATTTATTTACCTTTGTCAGTGAATTGATTCAGAGTATTACAATTCATTTCTTATTTACAACATTTTTATCTTTGTCTATCAATCACAAAAAGTTAAAGCAATGAATTACTGGTTAACTCATTTTGAAAAATCAGGAATGACTGAGTCACCTGATTATAACAGCACAATAAAATACTTTGAGAAGTTCGAAAAGAATTTTCCTTATGTTAAAATAAAAGACATAGGATTAACACCACAGGGAAGAAAATTAAAAGTAGTTATTGTTTCTAAGGACAAAGCGTTTACGCCGCAGCAGGCAAAGAAAACTAAAAAAGCAGTTGTACTGATCCAAAACGGAATTCATCCCGGTGAGATTGAAGGTAAAGATGCTTGCATGCTTTTGCTTAGAGAGATTCTTGTTACAAAAGAAAAATCTAATTTGCTAAATAATCTTATTCTTTTGATAATTCCTGTATTAAACATTGATGGACACGAAAGAATAAGCCCATTCAATCGTCCGAATCAAAACGGTCCAAAGAAAATGGGTTGGCGAACTAATGCTCTGAACCTTAATCTAAATCGTGATTATCTTAAGGTTGACACACCAGAAATTCAATCATTTCTCAAGCTGTTCAATGAGTGGCTTCCGGATTTTATGATTGATAATCACACAACAAACGGTGCGGATTATCAATATCATGTTACTTATGGAATTGAAACTCATCAGAATATTGACCGCGGTTTAGTTCAGTGGATTAAGAATAAATATCTTCCTTATCTTCATAAAAAAGTAGAAGCTGATGGATTTATAATCGGACCTTATATGGAATTCAAAGATGGAACAGTTGAATCCGGAATACTTGATTTACCATCGCCACCAAGACTTTCGCACGGCTACTGTGCTGCTCAAAATCGTGTTTGTCTTTTGGTTGAAACTCACAGCTTGAAACCATTTGCCAATCGTGTGTTTTCTACCAAATCGATGATGCAACATACACTTGAGTTCCTGAATGAAAACTTCAAAGAGATAATGATTATCAATAATCAGGCAGATAAAAATCATATTAAAAATTATTTAGTTGAGAAAAAGAAGTTTCCACTTGTACTTGTAAGTAATGGTAAGTTCGAAAAATTCTTATTCAAAGGTTTTGAGTGGTATGATGAATACAGTGAAATCACAGGTTCAACAGTTCGCAAATACACTGACAAACCAATTGAAATAGAAATACCAATTTTCAATCAGGCAAAATCTGCTAAAAAAATATTTGTACCTGAAGCTTATCTTATTCCGCAGGAATTTGAAAATATAATCAGAGTTTTGAAACACCATCATATTAATTTGACACGAATACAAAGTGATAAAATATTTAAAGTTGAGCGTTACAGATTTAATAATGTAAATTTTGCACCGCGACCTTATGAAGGCAGACAACTTCCATCTTTCGATACTGTTTGCTTTGAGGAAAAAGTTTTATGTAGAAAAGGAACTTATGTTGTTCCGACAAATCAAAGAGCTTTGCGAGTAATAGTAAATCTGCTTGAACCGGATGCCCCGGATTCGTTTGTTCATTGGGGATTTTTCAACGCCTTCTTCGAACGAAAAGAATACGCTGAAGCTTATATCATGGAACCTTATGCAAAAGTGATGATAGAAAATGATCAATCATTAAAAAATGAGTTTTACAAAAGATTAGAAGCAGATGAAAAATTCAGAAATAATCCTTTGGACAGATTAGATTTCTTTTACAGAAAATCTCTGTTTTTTGATAAAGGAGAAAATGTGTATCCGATTATGCGACTTATTGGTAAATAAAGATTTGATTTTTGATTTATAAAATTTAATCTTTGCTACAAATTATTATTAATGAATCTTATTGCCTGAATAACTAATCGCTCAAGGACAATTTAGAATAAAATATATCAGCACGGAGGAAATATGCTCACAATTCTTTGCGTCTCAAGTTATGAAAAAGGTCATGACTTTATGAAAGAAGCAAAAGCTCAGGGCTGCAGAGTTTTGCTTCTTACATCTAAAAGTCTTGAGAATGCTGACTGGCCAAGAGAAAGTATCGACGATATTTTTTATATACCTGATAAAAACAAAGACTGGAATATGAAAGATGTTATTTATGGAGTTAGCTATCTTGCAAGAACAGAGAAAATTGACAGAATCGTTGCACTTGATGATTTTGATGTTGAACGGGCTGCAGCTCTCAGAGAACATTTAAGAATTGGTGGAATGGGCGATACAACTGCTAGATATTTCCGCGATAAGCTTGCGATGAGAATGCGTGCTAAAGAAGTCGGAATTCCTGTTCCTGAATTTGAGCATGTTCTTAATTATAACAAAATTAATGATTTTATCAAGCGAGTACCATTTCCATATATGGTTAAACCAAGATTGCTCGCTGGTTCTTATGGATTAAAGAAAGTTCATAATGAACAGGAGCTTTGGGATAGAATTAATTTTCTTGGAGATGAGCAATCATTTTTTCTGATGGAGAGATTCGTTCCCGGAAATATTTATCATGTTGATTCAATTGTTTATAACTATGAAGTTAAATATGCTGTTGCAAGTCGTTACGGAACTCCGCCTTTCGAAGTTGCTCATCAGGGAAGAGTTTTCACAAGCAGAACATTAAATCCGAATGATATAAAATCGAAACAAGTACTTGAATTGAATAAACAATTATTAAAGGCACTCGGACTTAAACAAGGAGTTTCTCATTCTGAATATATCGAATCGTCAGAAGACGGGAAGTTTTATTTTCTCGAAACATCAGCAAGAGTAGGCGGTGCAAATCTTTCTGTTCTTGTTGAAGCAGCAACCGGCATAAATCTCTGGCGTGAATGGGCAAAGATCGAAATTCTTAACGGAGAAAAAGATTATCAGATTCCAACACCAAAAAATTATTATGCCGGAATAATTACTTCTTTGGCAAAACAACAATGGCCTGATTTATCTGTTTATAATGATCCGGAAGTTTACTGGAGATTGAAAAAAGAATACCACGCAGGAATTATTGTTACATCACCTGATGAAAAAAGAAGAGATGAATTAGTTGAGCAATACACACAGAGATTTTATAGCGATTTCTTTGCAACAGCAAAAATGGGCGAAAGGCCAAGCGATTAAATCCTGAGTGTAAATAAATTGTAAATACTCCTATTCGCACTTCCTAATTGAACGAAAGATTCCTAATATTGTTTAGTAATCGATAACAATTACTATTGATTGAGCATTACCATTCGCTTCATTCAATTCAAATAAATCAAAAAGTGAAAGAAAAATCTATTATGGAAATTTTAATAAACGGTAAAAACGCAGAAGTAAATGAACTAAAAAGTAAAACCGAAGTTTTAAGTTATCTCGAATCAAAAGTTAAGCAATGGATGGAACAACATATTGCAAAGCGTAAACTGTGGTTTTCAAGTGACTTTCTTCCTGTGGATGAAAAAAACTCTGATGACCAAAATAAAATTGTTGATGGACTTCGGGAAAGAGCAAAAGGAATTAAAGATTCGGCAAGAGTCGCCGTTGCTCTTAATCTTTTAACCGAAGAAGGGTTACCACACTTTCACAGATTGATTGCTCATCATCTTGGTCCGGATAGTTTCTGGTCCAAATGGAATAATATGTGGACAGCAGAAGAAGATCGTCACGGAAATATTCTTCGCGACTATGCAAGAGATTCACGCTTATTCAGATTTAAAGAAGTTGAAATGATGCAGTTCTATTATCAGGAAGCCGGATTCAATCCTGATTGGGATAAAGATCCGTACAAAGTTTTTGTTTATACAACATTGCAGGAAAGAGCTACACAGTTTTCACATAAAAATACTGGTAAACTTGTTGGCGAAGATGAACCATTATTAAACGGAATTCTGAGTAACATTGCGGCAGATGAAGCAAAGCATTTCACATTTTACAGAAATGTATTTAAAGAAGTTTTAAATCTTGACCCAAATCGCGCGATGGTTTCAGCATCTGAAATAATGCCTGCCATCGATATGCCAGGACTTTCAATGCCTAACTTTAGAGAAATGGCTGATGTTGTAAGAAGAGTTGGAATTTATGGTCCCAGAGATTATAAAAACATTGTTGAAGAAGCAATTAAGTTCTGGGAAATTGAATTGATTACCGGTTTAAATGAAGCAGCTAAAAAAGCCCAGGAAAAAATTCTTGCAATTCCTAAACGACTGGAAAAAGTAGCAGAGTATGTTGAGAAGCGAACAGAATCAAAAACATTCTCATTCGATTTTATCTACAACAGAATACTTGCATTTGAATAATAATTCGGGTCATTTTATCTCTGTGGTTCTCTGTGATATCTCTGACTTATTCTCTGTGTAACTTTTAATGTCCTGGGAGGCTCTTAAACTGTGCGAGAGTATTTTGCCTTATCTTCCTTTCGTTCGATATATCCATCAAAGTTCATTGCAATGTTACGGATAAGCATTCTACCCATATTTTTTACTTTCAGACCTTTATCAGTGAGCTCGATTAGTTCGTCATCAATCATCTCATTAAGGTTACTCAATCCCCAGGCAAAATACTTTTTAAAGTCTATGTTGTACTTACTTTCGATTTCTTCAAAGTCTAATTCAAAATTGCACATGAGTTTCATAATCACATCACGTCTCAGATGATCATCCTCAGTCAGGCGATAACCTTTTGCAGTTGGTAAATGTTCATCATCCAAAGCAGAGTAATACTCTTTTTCGGTTTTATAATTCTGAGCATAAATATTTTTCAACTGTGATATGGAAGTTATACCCATTGCATAAAGATCTGCACCAGCATTTGTGCTGTAACCCTGAAAATTTCTGTAAAGCTTTTTCTCTCTCATTGCAACAGCAAGTTCATCATTAGGTTTTGCAAAGTGATCCATTCCAATAAATTCATATCCTGCTGATGTCAGTTTCTCAATCGTCATTTTAAGAATTTCAAGTTTTACTTCAGGTGCAGGAATATCTTCAGGATGAATAAGTGCCATGTGTTTTTTCATCCAGGGAACATGCGCATAATTGAATACTGCAATTCTGTCCGGTGAGATATCAATAATTTTATCAACTGTGTCTGAAAAAGTTTCGACAGTTTGGAAAGGTAATCCATAAATCAAATCAAGGTTGATGCTGTGAAATCCAAGCTCTCTTACCCAGTTAACTGTCTGTCGGGTGATATCTTCCGGTTGAATTCTGTTTACTGCTTTCTGAACTTTTTCATTAAAGTCCTGCACGCCCATACTTATTCTGTTGAATCCGTTATTGCGTAAAGCTTCAAGATGTGCTTTTGTCAATTCACGCGGATCAATTTCACAACTGATTTCTGCATCAGGTTTGAATTGAAAATTTTTGTTGATGTAAGAAGCAAGGTCATTGATTTCATCAGGACTAAGATGAGTTGGAGTTCCGCCACCCCAATGATGCTGCGCTACTTTTCTGTCAGGGAGAAGATATTGTCTCAACAGATCAATTTCTTTTTTTACATAACTGATGTATTCTTTAATCCTGTCTCTGTTTCTGGTAATAATCATGTTGCAGCCACAGAAGTAACAAAGTGTATCACAGTAGGGAAGGTGGAAGTAAAGCGATAAATCAGGAAGATTCTCGCCGTAATTTGTTTTAACTATTTCATCAAGATAATCTTCGTGAGTAAAGTTTTCATTAAACTGAGGTGCAGTAGGATAGCTCGTGTAACGAGGTCCGGGTTTATCATATTTTTTGAATTTTGTTAAGTCTATTTCGAACACGATATCTCCTTTCTTAAATACTAAGATGCTGAGGCATAGAGTTAAAAATTATTAACGATTCTTTAAAGAGAGATAATTCATAAACTGTCTCCAATAATCCAGCTCCTAATATTTTGTGTACTTCGATTGAAACATCAAATATATTCGATCCCAGTTTATTTAATTCATCTCTTTCAATTTCTCTGCGTCTCTGTGGTGAAATTTTTTACTTTCTTCTTTCACAAACTGAACTAGTGCTTTTACATTTTCGGGATCAACATCAGGGAGAACACCGTGACCAAGATTAAATATGTGTCCGCTTCCTTCACCAAAAGATTGAAGCACAGAAATTACTTCCTGCTTAATATAATTTTTATTGGCATAAAGAACAGTAGGATCAAGATTGCCCTGAAGTGCAACACGATTACCTACTAACTTCCTTACTTCACCAAGATTCATTGTCCAATCTAGACCAAGAACATCTGCTCCGATATCAGCCATCTTAATCAGATTATGATGAACTCCTTTTGCAAAGAAAATAACCGGTTCATCATTTCTTTTAATTTGAGAAATAATTCTTTCAACATAAGGAAGAGAAAATTCCAGAAAATCTTTTTGTGATAAAATTCCACCCCAGGTATCAAAAATCTGAACAGCATTACAACCGGCTCCAATCTTTGCTGAAAGATAACCAGCAATTGTATCTGAAAGATCACTCAGCAACTGATGAGCAAGTTTAGGATTGTTATAAATAAGTTTTTTCACTTCAGAAAAATTTTTTGAACCACGACCTTCAACCATATAAGTTAAAAGTGTCCAGGGCGAACCACTGAAACCAATCAAAGGAACACGATTATTCAATTCTTTTTTTGTTAGTCTAACTGCATCCAAAACATATTTTAGTTCTTTTTCAGGATTTATTTTTTTCAAAAACCTTGCATCGTTTTCGTTTCTGATTGGATTATGAAAAATTGGTCCTTTGCCTTCGTGCATTACGAGATGCATTCCCATTGCTTCCGGTATTACAAGTATATCAGAAAAAATTATTGCAGCATCAACTTCAAGAATATCAATCGGTTGTATAGTTACCTCAGCTGCTAGCTCAGGAGTTTTACACATTGTTAGAAAATCAGCTTTAGCACGAACTGCCTGATATTCCGGTAAATATCTTCCTGCCTGACGCATAATCCATATTGGTGTTCTTTCAACCGGTTGTCTTTTGCAGGCACGAAGGAATAAATCATTTTTCAATTTTTCCAATATAAACTCCGTTATTTTTCTTTTGTACGATAATACTCAATCATCTTATTGGCTAATCCTTTGATTGTGTACTCTGATGGCATAATACTGACTTTAACTTTTTTTGATTCAATTGCAGATTTGGTGGTTGGACCAATTGCAGCTACATCAACACCTTTGAAATATAAAACAGGATTATCAACCTTCATTATAGTTAAGAAATTTTCAAAAGTTGAAGGACTTGTAAAAACATAAACATCAGGTTTTGATTCTTTTAATTGCTTCAGACTCTCTTCAATAACACTTTTTCTGGGAAGCGAAACATTATAAACAGGAACTGTTTTAATTACTGCGCCAAGTTCTTCCAATCCTTTGGGAAGCTCGGCACGACCAATTGCAGAGCGGGGAATGAATACAATTTTATCTTTAAGATTAAATTTTGATAATGCTTCAACTACACCTTCGCCTGAAAATTTCTTCGGAATAATGTTTACAGGAATTTTACATTGTTCACAAACCTGACTTGTTTTGCTTCCTATTGCAACTACTTTAGTTTTAGAATAATCAAATTCTTTTTGAAGTTCCTGAAGTCTATGCACAAACATGGTAACAGTGTGTGCAGAAGTGAAAATCAGAAAATCAATTTTATTTTTACTAAATATTATTTCATCAAAACTTTTCCAGCTTGTTGGTGGAACAATTTCAAGAGTAGGAAAGATTATTACTTTTGCTCCCAGCTCACTGAATGCAGATGCTGATTCAGCAGACTGCTCAACTGTTCTGGTTAATACAATAGTTTTGTTCCTTAAAGGTCTTATCATCGAGTTTTCAAATCCGGCATAAATTGCGTGAAGAATAAAATCAAACAGGTTTTCTCTTTCGGAAAATAATTGTTCATCCGAAAAATTGTTTTCTATACTTCTTTTAACTGAGTTAAAAATATTTCCAATAATTAATCTTACAGCAAAATCTTCTTCAACATCTCTGAACAGTCTCTCTCTTTTCCCTTTATAAATAATATCACTAAGTAATGAACTCAACTCTTCAGTCTTCAATTTAATTGCAGAATTAATAAATTCATCATCTTTGGAAAGATGGCTGTAATAGATTTTAAAGAAGTTTTTGTGTGATATTAAAAACTGAAATAATGATGAAACATAAGAATAAAGATATTCGATTATGAAAGATTCATTATTTAAACCTGATTTAACTGAAGCTACTAAATTTTCCAGATTTGAATTAATGATTTCTTCGTAAAGCTTTTCTTTGGAATCAAAGTAATTGTATAAAGTACCTTTCGCAACCTTGCTGAGATGAGCAACATCATCCATCATAACTTCGTAGTAATCTCTCCTGGCGAAAAGTTCTGCGGCTTTATCAATAATAATTTCTTTTCTTTGTCTCTTTAATACAGCTCTGCTTTTACTCAC contains:
- the hemN gene encoding oxygen-independent coproporphyrinogen III oxidase; translated protein: MFEIDLTKFKKYDKPGPRYTSYPTAPQFNENFTHEDYLDEIVKTNYGENLPDLSLYFHLPYCDTLCYFCGCNMIITRNRDRIKEYISYVKKEIDLLRQYLLPDRKVAQHHWGGGTPTHLSPDEINDLASYINKNFQFKPDAEISCEIDPRELTKAHLEALRNNGFNRISMGVQDFNEKVQKAVNRIQPEDITRQTVNWVRELGFHSINLDLIYGLPFQTVETFSDTVDKIIDISPDRIAVFNYAHVPWMKKHMALIHPEDIPAPEVKLEILKMTIEKLTSAGYEFIGMDHFAKPNDELAVAMREKKLYRNFQGYSTNAGADLYAMGITSISQLKNIYAQNYKTEKEYYSALDDEHLPTAKGYRLTEDDHLRRDVIMKLMCNFELDFEEIESKYNIDFKKYFAWGLSNLNEMIDDELIELTDKGLKVKNMGRMLIRNIAMNFDGYIERKEDKAKYSRTV
- a CDS encoding acyl-ACP desaturase → MEILINGKNAEVNELKSKTEVLSYLESKVKQWMEQHIAKRKLWFSSDFLPVDEKNSDDQNKIVDGLRERAKGIKDSARVAVALNLLTEEGLPHFHRLIAHHLGPDSFWSKWNNMWTAEEDRHGNILRDYARDSRLFRFKEVEMMQFYYQEAGFNPDWDKDPYKVFVYTTLQERATQFSHKNTGKLVGEDEPLLNGILSNIAADEAKHFTFYRNVFKEVLNLDPNRAMVSASEIMPAIDMPGLSMPNFREMADVVRRVGIYGPRDYKNIVEEAIKFWEIELITGLNEAAKKAQEKILAIPKRLEKVAEYVEKRTESKTFSFDFIYNRILAFE
- a CDS encoding ATP-grasp domain-containing protein, producing MLTILCVSSYEKGHDFMKEAKAQGCRVLLLTSKSLENADWPRESIDDIFYIPDKNKDWNMKDVIYGVSYLARTEKIDRIVALDDFDVERAAALREHLRIGGMGDTTARYFRDKLAMRMRAKEVGIPVPEFEHVLNYNKINDFIKRVPFPYMVKPRLLAGSYGLKKVHNEQELWDRINFLGDEQSFFLMERFVPGNIYHVDSIVYNYEVKYAVASRYGTPPFEVAHQGRVFTSRTLNPNDIKSKQVLELNKQLLKALGLKQGVSHSEYIESSEDGKFYFLETSARVGGANLSVLVEAATGINLWREWAKIEILNGEKDYQIPTPKNYYAGIITSLAKQQWPDLSVYNDPEVYWRLKKEYHAGIIVTSPDEKRRDELVEQYTQRFYSDFFATAKMGERPSD
- a CDS encoding GxxExxY protein; the encoded protein is MSPQRRREIERDELNKLGSNIFDVSIEVHKILGAGLLETVYELSLFKESLIIFNSMPQHLSI
- a CDS encoding uroporphyrinogen-III synthase; the protein is MSKSRAVLKRQRKEIIIDKAAELFARRDYYEVMMDDVAHLSKVAKGTLYNYFDSKEKLYEEIINSNLENLVASVKSGLNNESFIIEYLYSYVSSLFQFLISHKNFFKIYYSHLSKDDEFINSAIKLKTEELSSLLSDIIYKGKRERLFRDVEEDFAVRLIIGNIFNSVKRSIENNFSDEQLFSERENLFDFILHAIYAGFENSMIRPLRNKTIVLTRTVEQSAESASAFSELGAKVIIFPTLEIVPPTSWKSFDEIIFSKNKIDFLIFTSAHTVTMFVHRLQELQKEFDYSKTKVVAIGSKTSQVCEQCKIPVNIIPKKFSGEGVVEALSKFNLKDKIVFIPRSAIGRAELPKGLEELGAVIKTVPVYNVSLPRKSVIEESLKQLKESKPDVYVFTSPSTFENFLTIMKVDNPVLYFKGVDVAAIGPTTKSAIESKKVKVSIMPSEYTIKGLANKMIEYYRTKEK
- a CDS encoding M14 family metallopeptidase; its protein translation is MNYWLTHFEKSGMTESPDYNSTIKYFEKFEKNFPYVKIKDIGLTPQGRKLKVVIVSKDKAFTPQQAKKTKKAVVLIQNGIHPGEIEGKDACMLLLREILVTKEKSNLLNNLILLIIPVLNIDGHERISPFNRPNQNGPKKMGWRTNALNLNLNRDYLKVDTPEIQSFLKLFNEWLPDFMIDNHTTNGADYQYHVTYGIETHQNIDRGLVQWIKNKYLPYLHKKVEADGFIIGPYMEFKDGTVESGILDLPSPPRLSHGYCAAQNRVCLLVETHSLKPFANRVFSTKSMMQHTLEFLNENFKEIMIINNQADKNHIKNYLVEKKKFPLVLVSNGKFEKFLFKGFEWYDEYSEITGSTVRKYTDKPIEIEIPIFNQAKSAKKIFVPEAYLIPQEFENIIRVLKHHHINLTRIQSDKIFKVERYRFNNVNFAPRPYEGRQLPSFDTVCFEEKVLCRKGTYVVPTNQRALRVIVNLLEPDAPDSFVHWGFFNAFFERKEYAEAYIMEPYAKVMIENDQSLKNEFYKRLEADEKFRNNPLDRLDFFYRKSLFFDKGENVYPIMRLIGK
- the hemE gene encoding uroporphyrinogen decarboxylase, with translation MEKLKNDLFLRACKRQPVERTPIWIMRQAGRYLPEYQAVRAKADFLTMCKTPELAAEVTIQPIDILEVDAAIIFSDILVIPEAMGMHLVMHEGKGPIFHNPIRNENDARFLKKINPEKELKYVLDAVRLTKKELNNRVPLIGFSGSPWTLLTYMVEGRGSKNFSEVKKLIYNNPKLAHQLLSDLSDTIAGYLSAKIGAGCNAVQIFDTWGGILSQKDFLEFSLPYVERIISQIKRNDEPVIFFAKGVHHNLIKMADIGADVLGLDWTMNLGEVRKLVGNRVALQGNLDPTVLYANKNYIKQEVISVLQSFGEGSGHIFNLGHGVLPDVDPENVKALVQFVKEESKKFHHRDAEKLKEMN